AAAATTAATATCTTACTGGCTTAGAAACCACCACACGAGAAAAGTATAAGGTCAACCCAAAGGACCTGCTGTCAAAACTTTTCCATGACTAGAATCAAATTTACTTTCCTCTGGAGATAGACGTACTTTCTAGGACCACTTGGATGGGATGGGATATATGCTGCAGGTCTGTTGGTACGGTTTGGTTtttggtgtgcatgtggatgtctgtggaggccataaGTCAACCTTTACTGCCATTCTTCACACCCATcttgtcttctgagacaggatctctctcactGGTAAGGAATGTGTCCAGTAGTCTAGGTTGGCCGGCCTGAGAGCCCTAGggctccacctgtctccacctcttagACACAAGATTAAAGCTGCACCACCACCTGCCTTGCTTTTtgaatgtgggttctggagactgaactcaggttctcatgctttcaAGGTAAGCACTTTAACATCCTAGCCCTGCTGCAAGCTTTTGAGAAGGAGAAatgaccgggggggggggggggggggggcatgagagAAGACTGGGATTCATTTCATTATCACctataatataaatacaaatacataaaatacagggGAGGATAAACAGAAATGAGTGCCACTTACCACTTTCTGGAACAATTCCAAAGGAATCTATCTGGCGACTGAGAAGATGTGTTGGACCTACAGCACTGGACTTCAGTTTTTCAGAAGGTAAGTGGGACCCAGTTAAATCAGACATTGAATGGGCAGAAGAGAGCCGCTGAGGACCCAAAAGAAAAGGCTTTTTTGGTTTGGATTTCATCTGTATTTCACTGCTTGAAAATTCAGTATTGGCATCGGGCATGTGCGTGCTTGGAATGATTGCAGAAGATGTATCAGAAAATGTCCCGTcattttttctccctttcatcTTATCTTTTAATTTTGCAAAAGGCGATCTTGTCTTATCCTTCATTGACAAGTCAAACATACTTGCTGTCATATTGTTTCTCATAAACTGAATATTGACCTTTATCTCACCCCTGTTTTtgattctctttccttgtttggaTTCTAATCTAAACCACcttcaagagaagagaaaaagttgGTTGTAACATATAATTGTAACAGCAAGCTTTGTTATATCCAGGTAGCTTTTTAAGTAAAGTGACCACCCACAAATTTCTAGTTTAACTCATtgtttaagaagaaaacaaatcaaacaaacaaactggtcCTAGATTCTGTAGAGTGACACACACCAAAGGAATGAATCTTTGGAGTATGTAAAGGGTTTTAGATAAACTTTCCCCTCATAATTCAAAAATCATCATCAAAAATTCTTATCAACAACAGCTAATTATGTTTCCATATGGGACAAGTGTTACTAATGGCCTAAGGATATGTTTAACATTCAAAGACACCGAGCCAGGAACTTATAATGCATCACTTTCAATTATTTCTGAGTACCATAAAATGACAAATAATgatgacatttaaataaaatacttaaccCCTATCctaatttatagatttatagtaaAAGAATTTTATTAACAATGGGGATAGTACATAGTGTGCTAATCATTAAAACTCCAATATTCATATAAAATGAATCTAAGACTTTTCctacataaaatatgaaaaatgaataaaatgtaagaaGTGATAAACAATAAATCTTGtgaagttttcaaagaataaaaagatcAAGTATTTCCTGCCAGAAGCTATTGACTCTGTGGAGTAAAAAGGACTATAGAAACAAAGCCAGACCCCAGCCTTCAGGAACGTTTTGCATCAAGCTGCCAATTTTGAAGTGAACTATATAAGAAGCAGAgcctattttgattttgtttacaGTATTTTTATCCTTAAGGAATCTTCCCAGTTGTTAGTGTCACTCGTGGTCACTCTACATGGTGAACAGCCTCAACCTACAGTATGCTGCCCCAATGTTTTCACATCATTTAACGACAGAGTCTGAGCCCCATTCTGAAGACATGCTGTTATTTAAATATAGCTCTAGTAAATGCAATGAATTTTATTATGAAGCAACTCTGACCTAATTTTATActacttttttcttcttgtttgccaacaggatagctaaaagataGCTGAATTTAGTATACATCAAGCCAAAGActggcacacaggcagaacagAGATCCCAACATACAACCTGTATCAGCTCCATGATGGTGCTGTGCTTCCTTAATGGACTGGAATGATTCAATCAATTAAGACATACCATACTGCCAAACATGCCAAAACGAGCAGTTTCTTACAACAGAACAGTTTATAATAGAATGCATTACTCTAAGAAGCTGAAAAAGTTATACAATGATAACATCTAAACAGGACTGGGAATAAGAAATGGCAGCAATGAACTGTAGGGTGGAGGACACCAAACAATACGAACATGAATTCTCAGAACACCTCCAAATGAGGCAAAGCTGTACACTCCAGAATTAACTTAGGGTTTTGGAAAAGAGAGCCATTCTCAGTGGTCTGAGAAATGCTTCTGATGGATGATATCTGAGAAATACTCTAAAACCTCAGACTATATGAAAAATGAGGGAATGCTCTTTATAAGAAcgttacccacccacccacccccaaaaaacaagcaacaaaaacatGTATGTGGAGTTTATAACAACTTGATGAAACCCAAGTCGAGGACAGTATCAATGCTCAccaaaaaggaagggggaaggtggTCAAAATTCAGAGTTTTTGAAATAAGAACAAATTAATTTATCTACTTTAACACTCTCACTCCGGTGAtacagaaactgaggcaagaagaatGGCAGCCATTTCCCCAAGTCAGATAGAAGCCAATAAGGAAAACATCTAAAGCTGATGAAAAACATCTGCAGAAAATACAAGCTAGTCCTTATTTGATGAAGCGCATGTGTTAATAAGGTTAACCACATGGCTGCCACACGTTACAGAACACTGTATTTAACCAGAAAGCATGGGGGCGGGGTCTTTCCTCCAAGAGTGCTAGCTTCTTGAAGACAGCTTGCTTTACACTAAAAATTCACTCTACTTTTTATTTCTAGAACCATCTTCATAAAATCAACAAGATTCAACCCCAAACATGCATGTCTTGTACCATTTTTGTTGTAGCAGGAAACTCTAAACACCTATGCAAgctttaaagaataaaacaacaatgcatttgaatacaaatgtaaatacaatggattttttcctttctccccctataaaaacaaaacaacaaaaacaaaacaaacccctgcAAAGAACTCTGATAAACACACTGATTTAAAGAGATGCCTGACAAGTAACTTTAGCTATTCTGTTTTGAAACTGATCTTAATGAGAACTTCAAGAATCCTGAAATAGTGTTTGTTTTCCCAGGCTTCAAAGGGACAAATGAAGACACAGAACTTGGGAGTTGCTGGATTAATGCCTATTCTtttccacctctggagtgctgggttgAAATGGTATATGGCTTCTGTTCAATTTTCAGTGGGCACAGGTCCATGTCCAAAACTACCACACATGTGGGAATGATTCCCAAGCAATCGGTACTGTGTGGTCAGAAATGGGACAAGACTGGCAataaggaggccagaggccagaaggcaggtgcaaggcagatacacacacacacacacacacacacacacacacacacacacacacacacactaaaatctaCGTATGTGCAAATCACACCTAGTTCTAAATACTCTGATTATTATTGATTTTGAgagcattaagaaaaaaaaatggacatcaCCTACttgagttattaaaaaaaatcaatggatatTTCATAACAGCATCAATGATTTTCCCATTCTATTATTAAACATTGTGTTTTTTCCTTAAATCTCATGCCAGAACCAACCCAGACACCTATTAAAAGAAGGCAAATTCGAAAGTTCTCTGTCTGCTCAAAGGATTTGGCTCAGGCCCTTCCCCCTACTCCCCTTCcttaacatataatatatatataataatacatatatattaaaaattaagttaaaataataattttgagcACGATACTTTTTGCCTCTCATGACACAACTGGAAGACAAGATGTAAACACTTGTCTTTTCACTGTCAAAAAGTACAAAGTGTCACACCCAGCAGTTCCATGGGACATCTCAATCAGCTGGCAGCCTTCACCACTCATTCCACTTTTCCAAAAAGCACTTGGGAATACGCTGACAAGGTTTAGCAATGTGCAGAATATTAAATACCTTTCTTTTAATACACTGGTGGCTCAAATCTGTCTCTTACTGTGCCACATGTGCAGCTGGGCTGGAAAAGGAagctattaaatatattaaaaatctaGAAATATTACCAATAAAGATACCTCATCAAATACACAGTTCCCATTTAGTCACCCACACAAAATATTAAGGGTTTAATACCATATGAAAATCCCTTTGTATGCAGTAACATCACAAGCTCTGTTGAGAGCATTTCAAAGCATCTCCCCTCCAAAAGCTCTCCTTGGTTTTATAGACAGACTACGATATTAGAGATTGTTCATGGTCTAGTTTATTGTAACTGCGAAGCTGCCAAAGatggaaataaaacaagaaattttaaaaggctATTTCGTTCTCAGGATCTTTGTATACACACTTGGGCCTACTTAAATTTGGAGAATTTAAATTTGAGAAGTCTGTAGTATATTATCATTAATATTAAAAGTACTGTTTAAAGCAAGGTAAGAAATCTGAAGCTGTAGATACTTAAAAGCTCACAGTCAAAACACTTTACAGGTTATATACTAAATCACCCCAAACTGACAATTTGGGACAAATTATTTGGTTAttatccatttttcattttaaatcccATGAAGAACCCTTCAGAAGAAAGTAAATGCTACTTGTAAATatcaaaaagtttaaaatcatTAAGTACAAAATTCaaactttttcttctctcctcattGAATATTTACGTTTTGTTCTTCTTTTATGTCTAATATTTTATCTTACATACACTAAATCTTAAAGACTtgattcaaacaaaacaaaaacaattcctATTAAGTGAAGTTTGCTGGCaggttttacaagaaaaaaatgatcattatttttaaaatgtaagaaattaaCATGAACTTAAAATTATCACTGTAAAAAAGTGCTCTAGAGGGTAGATAAACCTGCATCaggaccaggaaaaaaaaatgggaaaagtgaAGTCCTCTGATGACTTCCATCCACCCTCCTTTCATAAAACTCCAGCATCTCAATGAGCCTTCGGACAAAAAAGCACCTTAAGTTAAAGGATGGAGCAGGAGACCCACCTTGCCAAGCACGCTACTTGTTTAGACTTAGGGCATAATATCCTAGTGTTGATTTGTATTTTGGTTTCTTAAATTAAGTATATCTAACTCAGGCTTGAACGTTCTGTTTCAAAAGCCATGTTTTCATTGAAGAAGTCATTAAATCACTGCATCACAAGACTTTAATCACTGTCTCCAATCTTACAGTAGTTAATTCGGTCTGAACACACCAGCTTTGGTGAACTGATTCTTCAGTAAACAATAGCTCCACTATACTGCAAATTCAAAGGGAAAATGTCAGTGGGTTCAAGACTGGAGATGTTTGTGCAGActtccaaaactttttttttcttttaacaactttCTACTCTATGAAGAAGTACTGACCCTGAAAACTGGTGGAGCAAAAATAAAGGCCAACTGTTTACAATGCTGAAATACAGAGTTCTCAAATCAGTGATTTACTTTTTGACAGCCCTTATTGGTAATTTATCTTTTAACAGTGCTCAGAAAACGTAAACCATTACATGCATAGAtttaattttctgattttctAGTTCATGCCCTAGGCCTCTTACAAAAAGTATCTTAAAATCCGCTGCCGTATACTCCACTGCTTAAGAGCTGTTTAcctcacagaaatgagaaaaaccaCGGATCACTaataactcatttttaaaaaatcatttcatagcaaaggctatttttcttcaaagtcaTATGCAAACAGAAGTGCTTAAAACTGGGTCTTATTTCAATCCCAAATGCCAATGCCTCAGATATATTATGTTCAAGAACAGCAAATCCATATACATTTAAGCgcccaatatttaaaataaattatataacttactctgttttcctcctttgtttGTCCTCAAAGATGTCATTGAGATTGATTGCCACCTGCCCTAAAAACTTATCCAGTCCCACTAGGGACCTGTGCATCACTATaagaaaaagaatgtatttcTCTGGATTGCCCTGCATGAGCAACCCAGGCAGCTCAAAGGAGGCCTCCTCCTTCCAGACAGGCTCCAGTGTTTTCTCTGCTACAGATGTAGAGTACTTTTCTTTGCCCAACTGAATTATGGTGTAGGTGTCATTGGTGCCACTTTTGCCTTTTGGCTTCAGATCTTTAGCTTGGAGCACTGTGACCTGCACGTGGGTTGGAAACCACTTTTGGGCTTGCTCGGACAACATCAttctgggattttgttttgttacgTTTTTCgggttttgttgtttctttctttttttttttttttttttctttttttcctctgcacAGAGTTCGGAAGCGCAGGCAGTGCCCCTCCCGCAGGGAGAGCCCTATTCCCTGATCACTGCATCCTTAAGGGCACTTGAGCGAGCCGGGGAAGTGGGGTCCCTAAGGGCTAATGTCAAAATAACTGGTACGGACGGccggggccgccgccgccgctgctgcggGGGTCCCTTTCTTCTGCAGAAGCACAGGGGTCCACATCACCTGGCCGCGCAGTCCAGGCCTCCGCGCGCAACCGGACGCCTCGCGTCGCACCGTCCCCGGGCCAGCGCCCCTGCGGCCCGGCCTCCGCCCCGTGCGGCCCGGCTCCTCCTCCGACCCGGCTGATACGAACCGTCGGCGGCCCGCGGGGCCTGGCTCCCTCCGCCCGCGCAGCCTCGCCTCGGCTCCTCCCCCGAGAGTGGCGTAGGCCTGGGCGAGGGGGGTGGAAGCCGCCGTCCTGGACCGGCGCCGGCGGGACGCGGGGCCCCGGCGGCGGCACGGGGCGAGGCCTGGCTAGGCACTCGCGGCTCCTAGCGCCCGGCCCGCAGCGGCCGCGCCACTTCCGGGTTGGCGGTCTCCATGTTGAGCCCGGCAGCgcgaggggcggggccgggcggggTTGGGGGTTAGCGCCTCCCTAGTTGCCGTGACGACGCGGGGCCGTGCGCGGGACGCGGAGGCTGGGACGCGCGCGCTGGTCTGTGGGCGCTGTGGTTCAGGCCCGGCGGTTGCTGGGCGCGGGGTGTGTGAGCCCGCAGAGGCCgacaggaggattctgggaggCGGCACTGGGCCCCGCACAACGCCTGCACCCGGGAGAGAACCCGTTTCCATCTTGGAAGGCAGGAATCTATCCCAGATGCATTCTCTGTGCCTGGCCAGGCCCTGGTGGCCTTAAATGGTGGTGGAGCACATAGCTCTTCTTCAGTGACAGATACACACTTCATCCAACCGTTCTCCATCCGTCTTGAAGAGGAAACTTCCAACTGACTAGAGGGACCTCCTGAGCACAGACCAAAAGCGAAGGACGCAGATAGTTTCCAAAGCTAGCATTGCTCAATAAAGATCACAGACGCGGTTCTGGGCCCCGTGACTGCTGCCTTCATTCTCTGTGAACTAGtcaagtcattttcttttcccaaGTCCCACTTTTTCACAGTTTGGGGTCTCTACCAGGTCTCCAACCTAAGTTGTGAGTATGGTGTCCAAAGCGTTCTTTGAGCCCTCTTGAGTGCTCCTGGAGACCAAGACCTTGCTTCATTGGTAGGACTACTGTGGGATCATAAGTGGCACTTTCCTGCCAGCACTGTGAAATGTGCTCTTTGTCTCCCTTCCCTGCTCTATTTTTCTATCTCAGAAGACACTTATGTACTACCTCTGTTGACTTTTCCACCCATGTCTTCCTAGGaaaattcttaaattctttgGACTACCTGGCAGCATGTCCAGCCTGCGGCCAATAGCTATGAATGAGACCGAACGCATTATAAACTTACCTACACGTTATGTGATTATTTAACTTCATTGTGCTGTTCTCCAGGGAGAACTTTGTATACAGATAACAGCATCTTGTAGCAATGTCAAAAGCATGGACATCCCTAAAGGCCTTCAGGGAACTAAGCATTAAGTAGGCATGCTAGCCAATCTATTGACTGACTAAATGCCTTTTCTTCCCTTACAGGACTAATTTTGAGAATAAAACAATTTGATAGATGGGAATGTGCTTTTTCCAACTTAAAATGGCCACAAATtataaggtattgtgtttattattttcGGGCAAGGTTTAAAACTTCTGTTGTACAGGCAAAGTTTTCAGCCCTGGGAGACAGTGTTTGAAAAGGCCATGTGTGCAAAGCAGAACAAAATCATCACACTGCATGCATAGCATCTGGATCCCAGAGTGGGCAGTTGtcaagtttaaagaaaaatattctcagGGATTTGAAAAGAGTACATTGGAGCAGTCAGTGGTGGAATTTCATCAGCATCTCTAGAGAGAAATAATTTGACACCTGAAACttgcagaaaaacaaaataagcatcaTAAAATCCAATTTAACTTTAGAAGTGTTATAAACT
The nucleotide sequence above comes from Peromyscus maniculatus bairdii isolate BWxNUB_F1_BW_parent chromosome 1, HU_Pman_BW_mat_3.1, whole genome shotgun sequence. Encoded proteins:
- the Rab11fip2 gene encoding rab11 family-interacting protein 2 isoform X2, translated to MMLSEQAQKWFPTHVQVTVLQAKDLKPKGKSGTNDTYTIIQLGKEKYSTSVAEKTLEPVWKEEASFELPGLLMQGNPEKYILFLIVMHRSLVGLDKFLGQVAINLNDIFEDKQRRKTEWFRLESKQGKRIKNRGEIKVNIQFMRNNMTASMFDLSMKDKTRSPFAKLKDKMKGRKNDGTFSDTSSAIIPSTHMPDANTEFSSSEIQMKSKPKKPFLLGPQRLSSAHSMSDLTGSHLPSEKLKSSAVGPTHLLSRQIDSFGIVPESGSLKSPHRRTLSFDTSKLNQPGSIVDEGEPSFGRQSDPFTNVTASLPQKFATLPRKKNPFEESSESWDSSMNLFSKPVEVRKENKREKREKVSLFERVTGKKDSRRSEKLNNGGSDSPCDLKSPSAFNENRQDYFDYESTNPFTAKFRASTIMSSSSFHVNPTSSEDLRKVPDNNPFDATAGYRSLTYEEVLQELVKHKELLRRKDTHIRELEDYIDNLLVRVMEETPSILRVPYEPSRKAGKFTNS
- the Rab11fip2 gene encoding rab11 family-interacting protein 2 isoform X1 translates to MMLSEQAQKWFPTHVQVTVLQAKDLKPKGKSGTNDTYTIIQLGKEKYSTSVAEKTLEPVWKEEASFELPGLLMQGNPEKYILFLIVMHRSLVGLDKFLGQVAINLNDIFEDKQRRKTEWFRLESKQGKRIKNRGEIKVNIQFMRNNMTASMFDLSMKDKTRSPFAKLKDKMKGRKNDGTFSDTSSAIIPSTHMPDANTEFSSSEIQMKSKPKKPFLLGPQRLSSAHSMSDLTGSHLPSEKLKSSAVGPTHLLSRQIDSFGIVPESGSLKSPHRRTLSFDTSKLNQPGSIVDEGEPSFGRQSDPFTNVTASLPQKFATLPRKKNPFEESSESWDSSMNLFSKPVEVRKENKREKREKVSLFERVTGKKDSRRSEKLNNGGSDSPCDLKSPSAFNENRQDYFDYESTNPFTAKFRASTIMSSSSPCWPQAPLHCWNYSFHVNPTSSEDLRKVPDNNPFDATAGYRSLTYEEVLQELVKHKELLRRKDTHIRELEDYIDNLLVRVMEETPSILRVPYEPSRKAGKFTNS
- the Rab11fip2 gene encoding rab11 family-interacting protein 2 isoform X3, producing the protein MMLSEQAQKWFPTHVQVTVLQAKDLKPKGKSGTNDTYTIIQLGKEKYSTSVAEKTLEPVWKEEASFELPGLLMQGNPEKYILFLIVMHRSLVGLDKFLGQVAINLNDIFEDKQRRKTEWFRLESKQGKRIKNRGEIKVNIQFMRNNMTASMFDLSMKDKTRSPFAKLKDKMKGRKNDGTFSDTSSAIIPSTHMPDANTEFSSSEIQMKSKPKKPFLLGPQRLSSAHSMSDLTGSHLPSEKLKSSAVGPTHLLSRQIDSFGIVPESGSLKSPHRRTLSFDTSKLNQPGSIVDEGEPSFGRQSDPFTNVTASLPQKFATLPRKKNPFEESSESWDSSMNLFSKPVEVRKENKREKREKVSLFERVTGKKDSRRSEKLNNGGSDSPCDLKSPSAFNENRQDYFDYESTNPFTAKFRASTIMSSSRTTILSMPRLGTAV